One window of Catenulispora sp. GP43 genomic DNA carries:
- a CDS encoding FtsX-like permease family protein, which translates to MLTIALRNLTARRRRLIGTFLAVFLGVAFLAGTLTLNATLSRNFANLFATADTGMAAVVHSDTLISQHGSGFGGLRAPVPAQLADSLRTVPGVADAQPDILGYGQLLGADGKAVGGNGPPRTAGNWIPSTALNSYHLVTGRAPRDVPTGQPVEAVINKGAADSGHLRIGDTTTVQTPLPVRVTIVGIAGFGTQGGIGQVTYAGFTQTVAEKYIARPGQASQILIAGKPGVSQDSVVAAVSKVLPPGVTAMSGAAYTKANTDAIGTAFLTFFKGFLLVFAAVALLVASFSIHNTYTILIAQRTRENALLRALGASRGQVLRSSLGEAAALGLAASAAGVVGGLGIAQALKALFDAAGFALPAGGLAVTGPTIALALLVGVGVTALAALSPAVRASRVAPLAALREASVGETQSGFGRVRTPIGAVLVAGGIGLAVAGGSLAVVGAGAAATTVGVVMLGPVAARAAVRVLGPLVTGGGRVAGTTGVLARRNAARDPRRTSATATALMVGVAVVTLLTVFATSVKTSLKSDVDRSFVGDLAVSSPSFGGGGLSPQLASDLRKVPGVAAAVGIGQGTASIGGAATDVSFADTGKLNQAVALDVRGGSAAALAGGRGIGVSASEAKKHPLGSSVTVVFPDGTAGTFPVGFVYGPRGSLDAYLIDAAAWSAHANQVTDTSVIVKLAPGTPVAAARPAITAAVAPYGSPDVQDRQQYADAQASGVDVVLTISYVLLVLAIVIALAGIANTLALSVHERTRELGLLRAVGLTRRQTRALVRWESLLVALFGTLGGVGLGTFLAWSLVRAAGSSTAIGFAASPATLALILAAGAVAGVIAAARPARRAARLDLLAAIAQE; encoded by the coding sequence ATGCTCACCATCGCCCTGCGCAACCTCACCGCCCGCCGCCGCCGGCTGATCGGCACCTTCCTCGCGGTGTTCCTCGGCGTCGCCTTCCTGGCCGGCACCCTGACCCTGAACGCGACGCTGTCCCGCAACTTCGCCAACCTCTTCGCGACCGCCGACACCGGCATGGCCGCGGTGGTCCATTCGGACACGCTGATCTCCCAGCATGGTTCCGGTTTCGGCGGACTGCGGGCCCCGGTCCCGGCGCAGCTCGCTGATTCGCTGCGCACGGTCCCCGGCGTCGCCGACGCGCAGCCCGACATCCTGGGCTACGGCCAGCTGCTGGGCGCCGACGGCAAGGCGGTCGGCGGGAACGGCCCGCCGCGCACCGCCGGCAACTGGATCCCGTCCACCGCGCTGAACTCGTATCACCTGGTGACCGGGCGCGCGCCGCGCGACGTGCCGACCGGGCAGCCGGTGGAAGCGGTCATCAACAAAGGCGCGGCGGATTCCGGGCACCTGAGGATCGGGGACACCACGACCGTGCAGACGCCGCTGCCGGTGCGGGTCACGATCGTCGGGATCGCCGGGTTCGGAACGCAGGGCGGGATCGGGCAGGTGACCTACGCCGGGTTCACGCAGACGGTCGCGGAGAAGTACATCGCGCGCCCCGGCCAGGCATCGCAGATCCTGATCGCCGGCAAGCCGGGAGTGTCGCAGGACTCTGTCGTGGCGGCGGTGTCGAAGGTGCTTCCGCCGGGCGTCACGGCGATGAGCGGCGCGGCGTATACGAAGGCGAACACCGACGCGATCGGGACGGCCTTCCTCACCTTCTTCAAGGGCTTCCTGCTGGTCTTCGCCGCCGTGGCGTTGCTGGTGGCGTCGTTCTCGATCCACAACACCTACACGATCCTCATCGCGCAGCGGACGCGGGAGAACGCCTTGCTGCGCGCCCTCGGGGCCTCGCGTGGCCAGGTCCTGCGCTCGTCGCTGGGTGAGGCGGCGGCGCTCGGACTCGCGGCATCGGCGGCCGGTGTCGTCGGGGGACTGGGCATCGCGCAAGCGCTGAAGGCGCTGTTCGACGCGGCCGGATTCGCTTTGCCCGCCGGGGGATTGGCGGTGACGGGGCCGACGATCGCCCTGGCGCTGCTGGTCGGTGTCGGCGTGACGGCCCTGGCCGCGCTCTCCCCGGCGGTCCGTGCCTCGCGCGTCGCTCCGCTCGCGGCGCTGCGGGAGGCGTCGGTGGGGGAGACGCAGTCCGGGTTCGGGCGCGTCCGGACGCCGATCGGCGCGGTGCTGGTGGCCGGCGGGATCGGGCTGGCCGTCGCGGGCGGATCGCTCGCGGTGGTCGGAGCCGGGGCCGCGGCCACGACCGTCGGCGTGGTGATGCTCGGTCCGGTCGCGGCGCGCGCGGCGGTCCGGGTGCTCGGTCCCCTGGTCACCGGCGGCGGACGGGTCGCCGGGACGACCGGCGTCCTGGCGCGCCGCAACGCCGCCCGGGATCCGCGACGGACGTCCGCGACCGCGACGGCGCTGATGGTGGGCGTCGCGGTGGTGACGCTGCTGACGGTGTTCGCCACGTCGGTGAAGACGTCGCTGAAGTCTGACGTGGACAGGTCGTTCGTCGGAGACCTCGCCGTCTCCTCGCCGTCCTTCGGCGGCGGCGGACTGAGCCCGCAGCTGGCCTCCGATCTGCGGAAGGTCCCGGGGGTCGCAGCCGCCGTGGGCATCGGGCAGGGCACGGCTTCGATCGGCGGCGCCGCGACGGACGTCTCGTTCGCCGACACGGGCAAGCTGAACCAGGCGGTGGCGCTGGACGTCCGGGGCGGTTCGGCGGCGGCGTTGGCCGGGGGCCGCGGGATCGGGGTCTCGGCCTCGGAGGCGAAGAAGCATCCGCTGGGCAGTTCCGTGACGGTCGTGTTCCCGGACGGTACCGCCGGCACGTTCCCGGTCGGCTTCGTCTACGGACCGCGCGGCTCCCTCGACGCCTACCTGATCGACGCCGCGGCCTGGTCCGCGCACGCGAACCAGGTCACCGACACTTCGGTGATCGTGAAGCTGGCGCCGGGGACGCCGGTCGCGGCGGCGCGCCCGGCGATCACGGCCGCCGTGGCGCCTTACGGCAGCCCGGACGTGCAGGACCGGCAGCAGTACGCGGACGCGCAGGCGTCCGGGGTGGACGTGGTCCTCACCATCTCGTACGTGCTGCTGGTGCTGGCGATCGTGATCGCGCTGGCGGGGATCGCGAACACGCTGGCGCTGTCGGTCCACGAGCGCACCCGCGAGCTCGGTCTGCTGCGCGCGGTCGGCCTGACGCGGCGGCAGACCCGAGCCCTGGTCCGCTGGGAGTCGCTGCTGGTGGCGCTGTTCGGGACGCTCGGCGGTGTGGGCCTGGGCACCTTCCTGGCCTGGTCCCTGGTCCGCGCCGCCGGCAGCTCGACGGCGATCGGCTTCGCGGCCTCGCCGGCGACGCTGGCGCTGATCCTGGCGGCCGGTGCGGTCGCCGGAGTCATCGCCGCGGCCCGGCCGGCCCGTCGCGCGGCCCGGTTGGACCTGCTGGCGGCGATCGCCCAGGAGTGA
- a CDS encoding ABC transporter ATP-binding protein, whose protein sequence is MTTTTGITSSTLTAPAARAVAAVKQYGGGDAAVRALDGVTVALPAGRFTAVMGPSGSGKSTLMHCLAGLDRLTSGQVYIGDVELGSASDKQLTLLRREKLGFVFQSFNLLPTLSAAENITLPLDLAGRAPDRDWLDTVVRTVGLADRLKHRPAELSGGQQQRVAVARALASRPEVVFADEPTGNLDSRSAAEVLGLLRTMVTDLGQTLVMVTHDPSAAAYADEVLFLGDGRLVDRLELPTRDAVLARMQRFGEFGESGESHGSGESGTSGE, encoded by the coding sequence ATGACCACCACGACCGGCATCACCTCCAGCACCCTCACGGCGCCCGCCGCCCGCGCGGTGGCCGCGGTCAAGCAGTACGGCGGCGGCGACGCGGCCGTCCGCGCCCTCGACGGCGTCACGGTCGCGCTGCCCGCCGGCCGCTTCACCGCGGTCATGGGCCCCTCCGGATCGGGCAAGTCGACGCTCATGCACTGCCTGGCCGGCCTGGACCGGCTGACCTCGGGCCAGGTGTACATCGGCGACGTCGAACTCGGCTCCGCCTCCGACAAGCAGCTGACGCTCCTGCGCCGGGAGAAGCTCGGCTTCGTCTTCCAGTCCTTCAACCTGCTCCCGACCCTCTCGGCGGCGGAGAACATCACGCTCCCGCTGGACCTCGCCGGCCGCGCTCCGGACCGGGACTGGCTGGACACCGTCGTGCGCACCGTCGGCCTCGCCGACCGCCTGAAGCACCGCCCCGCCGAGCTCTCCGGCGGCCAGCAGCAGCGCGTCGCGGTCGCACGCGCCCTGGCCTCGCGCCCGGAGGTGGTGTTCGCCGACGAGCCCACCGGCAACCTCGATTCCCGGTCCGCGGCGGAGGTCCTGGGCCTGCTGCGGACCATGGTCACCGACCTCGGCCAGACCCTGGTGATGGTCACCCACGACCCCTCGGCCGCGGCCTACGCCGACGAGGTCCTGTTCCTGGGCGACGGCCGCCTCGTGGACCGCCTGGAGCTGCCCACGCGCGACGCCGTCCTGGCCCGCATGCAGCGCTTCGGTGAGTTCGGTGAATCCGGTGAATCCCACGGGTCCGGCGAGTCCGGCACGTCGGGCGAATAA
- a CDS encoding MFS transporter — protein sequence MTATQIRPATPASAAHEAPAERTRRDSARAQNLTLLVLLAGVFMTTLDIFIVNVAIPATQRDLHASPAAIQWIVAGYGLTVAAGVITAGRLGDMFGRRRMYALGMALFTAASAACGMAPTANVLIASRVVQGIGAALLSPQTLAIIGTAFEGAKRVRAFTAYALAMGLAAVFGQLIGGLLIDMNFSGLGWRSCFLINVPVGAVALTLVPRVVPESRAEGRTRLDVPGVALVSAALVATVLPLIQGQSQGWPLWTWLSFGAALVLFGVFGWYQGRLAAAEKSPLIDPALFRTKGFARGIVAQIVFWMGQGSFFLVFALYVQLGRGLDALHAGLIFTPIGVGYLLTSMVAQKVTERLGRQTAAVGTLLMALSLVDLIVTIHLTGTHGSLLWMVPALVGDGAGMGLAIGPLAAGAMGRVAPHHTGAASGVVSTVMQVGGAVGVAVIGIVFYSALGSSTTPAAYAHAFTAGLELLVAVSVAVTVLLQFDRD from the coding sequence ATGACCGCTACACAGATCCGGCCGGCGACACCGGCCAGCGCGGCGCACGAGGCGCCGGCGGAGCGCACCCGGCGCGACAGCGCCCGGGCCCAGAACCTGACCCTCCTGGTCCTGCTCGCGGGGGTCTTCATGACCACCCTCGACATCTTCATCGTCAACGTCGCGATTCCGGCCACGCAGCGCGATCTGCACGCCTCGCCGGCCGCGATCCAGTGGATCGTCGCGGGGTACGGCCTCACCGTGGCCGCCGGGGTCATCACCGCCGGGCGGCTGGGGGACATGTTCGGGCGGCGGCGGATGTACGCGCTGGGCATGGCGTTGTTCACCGCCGCGTCGGCCGCGTGCGGGATGGCGCCTACTGCGAACGTGCTCATCGCTTCGCGGGTGGTGCAGGGGATCGGCGCCGCGTTGTTGAGTCCGCAGACGCTGGCCATCATCGGGACCGCTTTCGAGGGGGCCAAGCGGGTCCGTGCCTTCACCGCCTACGCCCTGGCGATGGGGCTGGCCGCGGTGTTCGGGCAGTTGATCGGCGGGTTGCTGATCGACATGAACTTCTCCGGGCTGGGATGGCGTAGCTGCTTCCTGATCAACGTGCCGGTCGGTGCGGTGGCGCTGACGCTGGTGCCGCGGGTGGTGCCGGAGTCGCGGGCCGAGGGTCGGACGCGGCTGGACGTGCCCGGGGTCGCGCTGGTCAGCGCCGCGCTGGTGGCCACCGTGCTGCCGCTGATCCAGGGGCAGAGCCAGGGCTGGCCGCTGTGGACCTGGCTGAGCTTCGGCGCCGCGCTCGTCCTGTTCGGGGTCTTCGGGTGGTACCAGGGCCGGCTCGCCGCCGCTGAGAAGTCGCCGCTGATCGACCCGGCGCTGTTCCGGACCAAGGGCTTCGCCCGCGGCATCGTCGCGCAGATCGTGTTCTGGATGGGCCAGGGCTCGTTCTTCCTGGTCTTCGCCCTCTACGTGCAGCTCGGCCGGGGTCTGGACGCCCTGCACGCCGGCCTGATCTTCACCCCGATCGGGGTCGGGTACCTGCTCACCTCGATGGTCGCGCAGAAGGTCACCGAGCGGCTGGGCCGGCAGACCGCCGCCGTCGGGACGCTGCTGATGGCCCTGAGCCTGGTCGACCTGATCGTCACCATCCACCTGACCGGTACCCACGGCTCGCTGCTGTGGATGGTCCCGGCACTGGTCGGCGACGGCGCGGGCATGGGCCTGGCGATCGGCCCGCTGGCCGCCGGGGCGATGGGCCGGGTGGCGCCGCACCACACCGGTGCCGCCTCGGGCGTGGTGTCGACGGTGATGCAGGTCGGCGGGGCCGTCGGGGTCGCGGTGATCGGGATCGTCTTCTACTCCGCCCTCGGTTCCTCGACCACCCCCGCCGCCTACGCCCACGCCTTCACCGCCGGGCTGGAACTCCTGGTCGCCGTGTCGGTCGCGGTGACGGTCCTGCTCCAGTTCGACAGGGACTAG
- a CDS encoding nuclear transport factor 2 family protein: protein MTDIKNLVNGYIAAWNATDAEARAKKVAEVFVEEIEYTDPLASVHGHDELSALIGGAQAQFAGLAFRLAGEPDAHHDVVRFTWELAAGDDEALVVGFDVALIAPDGRIGAVAGFLDKVPAM from the coding sequence ATGACTGACATCAAGAACCTCGTCAACGGCTACATCGCCGCCTGGAACGCGACCGACGCCGAGGCCCGCGCCAAGAAGGTCGCCGAGGTCTTCGTCGAGGAGATCGAGTACACCGACCCGCTGGCCTCGGTGCACGGCCACGACGAGCTCAGCGCCCTGATCGGCGGCGCGCAGGCGCAGTTCGCCGGGCTGGCCTTCCGGCTCGCCGGGGAGCCGGACGCGCACCACGACGTGGTCCGCTTCACCTGGGAGCTGGCGGCGGGCGACGACGAGGCGCTGGTGGTCGGCTTCGACGTGGCGCTCATCGCCCCCGACGGGCGGATCGGGGCGGTCGCCGGGTTCCTGGACAAGGTGCCCGCGATGTGA
- a CDS encoding NlpC/P60 family protein: MKTSIVVGASLVATPFLLVGAIVVGTMSVASGSSSLGTVGRIAEGTVPAADAAIMDQVGHMCPTLTPSLLAAQLYQESGFDPTIVSPAGAVGIAQFMPGTWPNWSSPQDGDGKQDPRNPADAIPAAARYDCAIARQVSGIGGDAVANMLAGYNAGPGAVEQYQGIPPYAETQNYVKNIEALEQAFRAPDPTLAPSDMAVRAIAYAYNRLGTPYEWGGDGTDGRFDCSGLVQAAYTSVGITMPRTASEQWYTGPHVPVDQLQPGDLVFYATDLSNPGSIHHVGIYVGGGVMIDAPHTGAVIRFDPIGAADYLGATRPQPLVVGAAVDAATPQAKRTASQNPDQNPAGTSQNPPNNPAPTTPTPTGNQNPAVAPGSKR, encoded by the coding sequence ATGAAGACATCGATCGTCGTCGGCGCGTCGCTGGTGGCCACCCCCTTCCTTCTGGTAGGCGCGATCGTCGTCGGGACCATGAGCGTGGCCTCCGGCAGTTCCAGCCTGGGTACCGTCGGCCGGATCGCCGAGGGCACCGTCCCGGCCGCCGACGCCGCGATCATGGACCAGGTCGGCCACATGTGCCCGACGCTGACCCCCTCGCTGCTGGCCGCCCAGCTGTATCAGGAGTCGGGCTTCGACCCGACCATCGTCTCCCCGGCCGGCGCCGTCGGGATCGCCCAGTTCATGCCCGGAACCTGGCCCAACTGGTCTTCACCGCAAGACGGGGACGGCAAACAGGATCCGCGCAATCCGGCCGACGCGATCCCGGCCGCCGCGCGCTACGACTGTGCCATCGCCCGCCAGGTCTCCGGGATAGGCGGTGACGCCGTGGCGAACATGCTGGCCGGCTACAACGCCGGGCCCGGCGCGGTCGAGCAGTACCAGGGCATCCCGCCGTACGCGGAGACCCAGAACTACGTGAAGAACATCGAGGCGCTGGAGCAGGCCTTCCGCGCCCCCGACCCGACGCTGGCGCCGTCCGACATGGCCGTGCGCGCGATCGCCTACGCCTACAACCGCCTCGGCACCCCCTACGAGTGGGGCGGCGACGGCACCGACGGCCGCTTCGACTGCTCCGGCCTGGTCCAGGCCGCCTACACCTCGGTCGGCATCACCATGCCCCGCACCGCCTCCGAGCAGTGGTACACCGGCCCGCACGTCCCCGTCGACCAGCTCCAGCCCGGCGACCTGGTCTTCTACGCCACCGACCTGTCCAACCCCGGCAGCATCCACCACGTCGGCATCTACGTCGGCGGCGGCGTGATGATCGACGCCCCGCACACCGGCGCGGTGATCCGCTTCGACCCGATCGGCGCCGCCGACTACCTCGGCGCCACCCGCCCGCAGCCGCTGGTCGTCGGCGCCGCCGTGGACGCCGCGACGCCGCAGGCGAAGCGCACGGCGAGCCAGAACCCGGACCAGAACCCGGCCGGCACGTCGCAGAACCCGCCGAACAACCCGGCCCCGACGACGCCCACGCCGACCGGCAACCAGAATCCCGCGGTGGCACCGGGCTCAAAGCGCTGA
- a CDS encoding SCO6880 family protein has translation MSTTQQEPPQYRRAYLLGKAKPSALIGRNRETGEIGVIVICCAVSLLSGFFVPTTFLKVLGILAGPALALIVVFMPYNGRTIYKWFEINRSYKRLLRSPQAAWRSRAMEAGTRMDGAEVEIGPPPGVGRLRWLRAQFGPDEIAVLMHLDRRTVTATLEIEGPGVGSRDSEDQEALVDRFGTLLRHVANGDGFVTRLQMLARTLPADPDAHAKDVARRGDENSPRWLQESYEHLLSMVSTSSEQHRAYLVACMPYTKDLASEAYVIGRGAVDVGLGIIMARELADICARLADADIKVRQPLGPVALSSLIHSMYDPDHPIDHLHAMSRRNAWPAELDATHPQFLRAKTRESATAEPWCHATAWIKEWPLTPVGVNFLAPLLVHTPDVIRTVAVTMDLEPTDVAIERMLTEKINTDAEAARQAKLGRVDDPRERAHAGRVDQRGEDLASGAAGVNLVGYITVSARGPEQLNRDKRTIRASAGKSFLKLEWCDREHHRAFTNSLPFATGLRK, from the coding sequence ATGAGCACCACCCAGCAGGAGCCACCGCAGTACCGACGCGCCTATCTGCTCGGCAAGGCCAAGCCGAGCGCGCTGATCGGGCGCAACCGGGAGACCGGTGAGATCGGCGTCATCGTGATCTGCTGCGCCGTCTCGCTGCTGTCCGGGTTCTTCGTGCCCACCACGTTCCTGAAGGTGCTGGGGATCCTCGCCGGTCCCGCGCTGGCGCTGATCGTCGTGTTCATGCCCTACAACGGCCGGACCATCTACAAGTGGTTCGAGATCAACCGCTCCTACAAGCGGCTGCTGCGCTCGCCGCAGGCCGCCTGGCGGTCGCGCGCCATGGAGGCCGGGACGCGGATGGACGGCGCCGAGGTGGAGATCGGGCCGCCGCCCGGGGTCGGACGCCTGCGGTGGCTGCGCGCGCAGTTCGGCCCGGACGAGATCGCCGTCCTGATGCACCTCGACCGCCGGACCGTCACCGCGACGCTGGAGATCGAGGGCCCCGGCGTCGGCTCGCGGGACTCCGAGGACCAGGAGGCGCTGGTCGACCGGTTCGGCACGCTGCTGCGGCACGTGGCCAACGGCGACGGCTTCGTCACCCGGCTGCAGATGCTCGCCCGCACCCTGCCGGCCGATCCCGACGCGCACGCCAAGGACGTGGCCAGAAGGGGCGACGAGAACTCCCCGCGCTGGCTCCAGGAGTCCTACGAGCACCTGCTGTCCATGGTCTCGACCTCCTCCGAGCAGCACCGGGCCTATCTGGTCGCCTGCATGCCCTACACCAAGGACCTGGCCTCGGAGGCCTACGTCATCGGCCGCGGCGCCGTGGACGTGGGCCTGGGCATCATCATGGCCCGCGAGCTCGCCGACATCTGCGCCCGGCTGGCCGACGCCGACATCAAGGTGCGCCAGCCGCTGGGCCCGGTCGCGCTGTCCTCGCTGATCCACTCCATGTACGACCCCGACCACCCGATCGACCACCTGCACGCGATGTCGCGGCGCAACGCCTGGCCGGCCGAGCTGGACGCCACCCACCCGCAGTTCCTGCGCGCCAAGACCCGCGAGTCGGCCACCGCCGAGCCGTGGTGCCACGCCACCGCCTGGATCAAGGAGTGGCCGCTGACCCCGGTCGGCGTGAACTTCCTGGCCCCGCTGCTGGTGCACACCCCGGACGTGATCCGCACGGTCGCGGTGACGATGGACCTGGAGCCCACCGACGTGGCCATCGAGCGGATGCTCACCGAGAAGATCAACACCGACGCCGAGGCCGCCCGCCAGGCCAAGCTCGGCCGGGTCGACGACCCCCGCGAGCGGGCCCACGCCGGCCGGGTGGACCAGCGCGGCGAGGACCTGGCCTCCGGCGCCGCCGGGGTGAACCTGGTCGGCTACATCACGGTCTCCGCGCGCGGCCCGGAGCAGCTGAACCGGGACAAGCGCACGATCCGGGCCTCGGCCGGCAAGTCGTTCCTCAAGCTGGAGTGGTGCGACCGCGAGCACCACAGGGCGTTCACGAACTCCCTGCCGTTCGCGACCGGGCTGCGGAAGTAA
- a CDS encoding arginase family protein translates to MIALLSAPSNLGLRPPEPTSVPGTAKAPEALREAGLFARFAEAGALDAGVVLAGRYVDDATPGRLRNQDAIVEHARRLARRIAEIRSEGGFPVVIGGDCSLVVGVGLALRPAGRFGLVHLDGHTDFRNPGNSESCAALAGEDLAAAVGRHWPAIADIEGLGPYFDPADTVHAGCRDDDAELDEVRDAIGLTIRASEIIADGAAATAGRIRDRVDRPGIDGYWLHLDVDILDATVMPAVDSPDTGGLHAGQLTGLLAALAPRAIGAHVTVYDPDLDPDGRYARLLVDVLTEGLGRLGTELSGQSGV, encoded by the coding sequence GTGATCGCGCTGCTGTCCGCACCGAGCAATCTCGGCCTGCGCCCTCCCGAGCCGACCAGCGTCCCGGGCACCGCCAAAGCCCCCGAGGCCTTGCGCGAGGCGGGCTTGTTCGCCCGCTTCGCCGAGGCGGGCGCCCTCGACGCCGGCGTGGTGCTGGCCGGCCGCTACGTGGACGACGCGACGCCGGGACGGCTGCGCAATCAGGACGCGATCGTCGAGCACGCACGGCGGCTGGCCCGGCGCATCGCCGAGATCCGGTCCGAGGGCGGCTTCCCTGTGGTGATCGGCGGGGATTGCAGCCTGGTGGTCGGGGTCGGGCTCGCGCTGCGCCCTGCCGGCCGGTTCGGTCTCGTGCACCTCGACGGCCACACCGACTTCCGGAATCCCGGCAACTCCGAGTCCTGCGCGGCGCTGGCGGGCGAGGATCTGGCCGCGGCCGTCGGGCGCCACTGGCCGGCGATCGCGGACATCGAAGGGCTCGGACCGTACTTCGACCCGGCGGACACGGTGCACGCCGGGTGCCGTGACGACGACGCCGAACTGGACGAGGTCCGCGACGCCATCGGCCTGACGATCCGCGCCTCCGAGATCATCGCCGACGGCGCCGCGGCCACCGCCGGCCGGATCCGCGACCGCGTCGACCGGCCGGGGATCGACGGCTACTGGCTGCACCTGGACGTGGACATCCTCGACGCGACCGTGATGCCTGCGGTGGACAGCCCCGACACCGGCGGCCTGCACGCCGGCCAGCTGACCGGGCTGCTGGCCGCTCTCGCACCGCGCGCGATCGGCGCGCACGTCACGGTCTACGACCCCGATCTCGACCCGGACGGCCGCTACGCGCGGCTGCTGGTGGATGTTCTGACCGAGGGTCTCGGACGCCTGGGGACCGAACTGTCCGGACAATCAGGAGTCTGA
- a CDS encoding GNAT family N-acetyltransferase: MEFRRFDQYQASESEFDELAAFLAVLDTADRPGWPLRSGPEMAYLMRGGSTGRYESHLWIGHDSDDGARTAVGWLFLPSPENRGTALIEIRVRPDLRRRGIATDLLRILIPAARAEGRTHVIGSADFQGSGEAWGATVGLVPTLRYVQQYLMLAETDQTLWDRPAPDGYRLQSWTGAAPEDLVASYAVARQAIDDSVSGDMSWDEPRWTPARVREEEARNAAINREFRSVVAIHEATGEVAGVTDVTIAAARPMVVQQGYTAVRREHRGQGLGLAMKAEQLRALVEQHPAARQVMTQTADLDHMASINRALGFQVLSDSVYIEAEIADIEKALGSDS; this comes from the coding sequence ATGGAGTTCAGGCGATTCGATCAGTATCAGGCTTCTGAATCAGAGTTCGATGAGCTCGCGGCCTTCCTGGCGGTCCTCGACACGGCGGATCGGCCGGGGTGGCCGCTGCGGTCGGGGCCCGAGATGGCATACCTCATGCGCGGAGGCAGCACCGGCAGGTACGAGTCGCACCTCTGGATCGGCCATGACTCCGACGACGGGGCGCGCACGGCTGTCGGCTGGTTGTTCCTGCCGTCGCCGGAGAACCGAGGGACCGCGCTCATCGAGATCCGGGTCCGGCCCGACCTGCGCCGCCGGGGTATAGCGACCGACCTTCTCCGCATTCTGATTCCGGCGGCACGCGCCGAAGGCCGGACCCATGTGATCGGGTCCGCCGACTTCCAAGGCTCGGGCGAGGCCTGGGGCGCGACGGTGGGACTCGTGCCGACCCTGCGCTATGTCCAGCAGTACCTGATGCTCGCCGAGACGGACCAAACGTTGTGGGACCGTCCCGCCCCCGACGGCTACCGCCTCCAGTCGTGGACCGGCGCCGCCCCGGAGGATCTGGTCGCGTCCTACGCGGTGGCGCGGCAGGCGATCGACGACTCGGTGTCGGGCGACATGAGCTGGGACGAGCCCCGATGGACGCCCGCGCGGGTCCGGGAGGAGGAGGCCCGGAACGCGGCAATAAACCGTGAGTTCCGCTCGGTGGTGGCGATCCACGAGGCGACCGGCGAGGTCGCCGGCGTCACGGACGTCACCATCGCCGCCGCCCGGCCCATGGTCGTGCAGCAGGGCTACACCGCGGTGCGGCGTGAGCACCGGGGACAGGGACTGGGGCTGGCTATGAAGGCTGAGCAACTCCGGGCGCTGGTCGAGCAGCACCCGGCTGCCCGACAGGTGATGACCCAGACCGCCGACCTCGACCACATGGCCTCGATCAACCGTGCTCTCGGCTTCCAGGTGCTGTCCGACAGCGTCTACATCGAGGCCGAGATCGCGGACATCGAGAAGGCGCTCGGATCAGACTCCTGA
- a CDS encoding aldo/keto reductase, whose translation MKYRVLGSDGPRVSALGLGCMGMSDFYSVTSESEAESISVLHRAIDDLGVTLLDTADMYGKGENEKLVGRALAGGRRDKVVLATKFGIRRDPETDERSVRNDPEYIRAAVDASLGRLGVDHIDLYYMHRRNAEIPVEESVGAMAELVRAGKVRYLGLSEVNAETLRAAHAVHPITALQSEYSLFTRDIEEEVIPAARELGVGIVPYSPVGRGLLTGAISSVEGLAADDFRRTNPRFADGNLEANLKLVAELRAVAEESGHSPVQLALAWLLAQGPDIVPIPGTKRIKYLDENSAAADIELSAEQLARIEAAVPHGAASGERYAPDSARRTER comes from the coding sequence ATGAAGTACCGCGTCCTCGGAAGTGACGGCCCGCGGGTCTCCGCGCTCGGACTCGGGTGCATGGGTATGTCGGACTTCTACAGCGTCACCTCCGAGTCCGAAGCCGAGTCGATCTCGGTGCTGCACCGGGCGATCGACGATCTCGGGGTGACGCTATTGGACACCGCCGACATGTATGGCAAGGGCGAGAACGAGAAGCTCGTCGGGCGGGCTCTGGCCGGCGGCCGGCGGGACAAGGTCGTGCTGGCGACGAAGTTCGGCATCCGGCGCGACCCGGAGACCGACGAGCGCTCGGTACGCAACGATCCGGAGTACATCCGCGCCGCCGTCGACGCTTCGCTGGGCCGCCTCGGCGTGGACCACATCGACCTCTACTACATGCACCGCCGCAACGCCGAGATCCCGGTCGAGGAGTCGGTCGGGGCGATGGCCGAGCTGGTGCGGGCGGGCAAGGTGCGCTACCTGGGCCTGTCCGAGGTGAACGCGGAGACCCTGCGCGCCGCGCACGCGGTCCACCCGATCACCGCGCTGCAAAGCGAATACTCGTTGTTCACCCGCGACATCGAGGAGGAGGTGATCCCGGCAGCGCGCGAACTCGGCGTCGGGATCGTGCCCTACTCCCCCGTCGGGCGCGGGCTGCTGACCGGTGCCATCAGCTCGGTGGAGGGGCTGGCCGCCGATGACTTCCGGCGCACCAACCCGCGGTTCGCCGACGGCAACCTGGAGGCGAACCTGAAGCTGGTCGCGGAGCTGCGCGCGGTCGCCGAGGAGTCCGGGCACAGCCCGGTGCAGCTGGCGCTGGCGTGGCTGCTGGCGCAGGGGCCGGACATCGTGCCGATCCCGGGCACCAAGCGGATCAAGTACTTGGACGAGAACTCGGCCGCGGCGGACATCGAGCTGAGCGCCGAGCAGCTGGCCCGGATCGAGGCCGCGGTGCCGCACGGCGCGGCGTCCGGGGAGCGCTACGCGCCGGATTCGGCGCGGCGGACGGAGCGTTAG